Genomic DNA from Mesorhizobium sp. 131-2-1:
CTGAAGGCCGACGATCAGCGCCGAGAAGCCGGCGGGCATCCCGCTGTGGATCGCCCAGAACACGGCGCCGAGATAGACGCCATGCATCAGCACGCCGGCAACCGCGGCGTGGCAGGCCTCCGCGCGGGAGGCTTTCCTGGAGCCGAGCACGGTCGTCAGAACGGCGAGCAGGATGGCGGCCAGGACGAAGCGCACCGCCAAAAACGTGAAAGGCTCCGCCCAGGGCATGGCATAGCGCGCGCCGATGAAGCCGGTCGCCCACAGGACGACGAAAGAGGCGGGGATGAACCGCTTGATGCTGTGCATGTCCGGGGGGCCTGTCGCTTGGGTGAAGAGGTAACTAGCGTGATTGCTCTAATGCCGTTCAATCCGGCAATCAAAACGAAACGATTGATCCATAAGCTCATTCGAATTCAACACAGGGCGCCACGACAGCCGATAGCTGCCGTTGGCTCAGGGGCATGGCGTTCAGCGCGCCATGGGCAGGCATGCTTTTGCATCTCGACACAAGCTGGCTGCTGATGACGGTTGCGACCGTCGCCGTCTTCGGCTTTTTCTTCGGTACCGCGCTCGACGCCATCATGCAGGAGGACGGCTTCGGCTCGACCGGCAACACGCTGCTGTTCACGCTCGGCTTCTTCGTCGCGATCATGGTCGCCAACGAGCACGGCATCAGCCTCAGGGACCTCAAGTTCGCGGTTGCCTGGGGCCTGGGCGGAGCCTTCACCTTCATCAGCGGCATGGCGCTGATCAAGGCAGGCCTGGCTCGCTTGTGATATTCAGGTGAGGCCGGCCTGCGAACGGCAGGCTCCTGCGCTTCCGGTGCTCACGTACTTTAAGTACGCTCCGGTTCTCGGAATCCGCCGTTCTCGACTCGGCCTGACCTGATCTGAGCGTACCCAGATCGAAGAATCTATAGGCCGACCAGCCGCCGGACGTCGTCCGGCGAGGCGCCGGCCTGCCTGAGCGCGGCAAGGCCGGTATCCCCAAAACTCTTCGACAGCTTGCGGCCGTCCGGGCCGAGGATCAACGGGTGGTGGAAATAGGCCGGCTGCGGCAGGCCAAGCACTTCCTGCAGCAGGCGCTGAACGCCGGTCGCCAGGAACAGGTCCTGGCCGCGCACGACATGGCTGATGCCTTGCAGCGCGTCGTCGACGACGACGGCGAGGTGATAGCTTGTCGGGATGTCGCGCCTTGCCACGATCACGTCTCCCCAGTCCTGCGGCCGCGCCTCGATGCGCCGCGTGCCGCCAAGCGTGTCGTCACTGAATTCGGTCCATGACAGGTCGGCGGAAACGCGCGCCATCGCCTCTTCGACATCCAGCCGCCAGGCGAAGGGCAGGTTCTCGGCGATCCGCCGCTTGCGCTCGCTGACCGGCAGGGCCTTGTCGGCGGCGGGATAGAGCGGCACGCCGTCGGGATCGCGCGGCCAGTCGCGGCCGCGTTTCTCGCTGCCGGCGATATGGG
This window encodes:
- the gluQRS gene encoding tRNA glutamyl-Q(34) synthetase GluQRS is translated as MTLLTFRFAPSPNGDLHLGHAYSALLNQRLARAAGGRLLLRIEDIDTMRCTPEFEAGIYRDLEWLGLEWEEPVRRQSGHFAEYQAVLDRLIGEDLVYPAFMSRGEIRAHIAGSEKRGRDWPRDPDGVPLYPAADKALPVSERKRRIAENLPFAWRLDVEEAMARVSADLSWTEFSDDTLGGTRRIEARPQDWGDVIVARRDIPTSYHLAVVVDDALQGISHVVRGQDLFLATGVQRLLQEVLGLPQPAYFHHPLILGPDGRKLSKSFGDTGLAALRQAGASPDDVRRLVGL